DNA from Arthrobacter sp. PvP023:
GATTCTGGACAACGGCCTGAACCTGGAAGCCTGGTTTGCCCAGTTCGTCGAGGGCCTGGATGTTCCGCACGCCGTGGTGAGCGAGGGGGTGCAGGTGATGTCCATCAGCGAGGACTCCTACCAGGGCAAGCCGAACCCGCACGCGTGGATGTCGCCGGTGAACGTGCAGATCTACGTGGACAACATGGTGAAGGCCTTCTCCCGGCTCGATCCGGACAACGCGTCCACCTTCGAAGCCAACGGTGCGGCTTACAAGGCCAAGCTGCAGGCCGTCAAGGACGAGATGGTGCAGAAGCTCGCAACCGTCCCCGAGGCCCAGCGTGCCCTGGTGACCTGCGAAGGCGCCTTCTCCTACCTGACGCGCGACGCCGGCCTCAAGGAGGTCTACATCTGGGCCGTCAACGCCGAGCAGCAGGCCACGCCGCAGCAGATCGCCCGGGCCATCGAATTCGTCAAGGCCAACAAGGTCCCGGCCGTCTTCTGCGAGTCCACGGTGTCCGACGCCCCCATGCGCCAGGTGGTGGGAGCCACGGGAGCGAAATTCGGCGGGGTGCTCTACGTCGATTCCCTGTCCGAAGCGGACGGTCCCGTGCCCACGTACCTGGACCTGATCCGGCACGACTCCAGGATCATCACCGAAGCACTGGCGGGGGCGGCATCATGAGCAGCCCGGCAATCCTGGTTGAAAACGTCACGGTCCATTACGGGGAGGTCCTCGCGCTGGACGCCGCGTCCCTGACCTTGGACACCGCCCGGATCTGCGGCCTGATCGGCATGAACGGCTCCGGCAAGTCCACGCTGTTCAAGGTGATCATGGGAATGATCAAGCCCGACGCCGGCCGCGTCCTCATCAACGGAGCGTCACCGGCCAAGGCCCGCAAGGAAGGGGGAATCGGCTACGTCCCGCAAAGCGAAGACGTGGACTGGCAGTTCCCGCTGTCCGTCCGCGACGTGGTGATGATGGGCCGCTACGGGCACCAGGGCTTCACCCGCCGACCCTCCAAGGCCGACCGCGAAGCCGTCGACCTTGCGCTGGACCGGGTGGAACTGTCCGAGTTCGCGAACCGGCAGATCGGCCAGCTGTCCGGCGGCCAGAAGAAGCGCGCGTTCGTGGCGCGCGGCATTGCCCAGGGTGCCACCATGATGCTCCTGGACGAGCCGTTCGCCGGCGTGGACAAGCGCTCCGAAGCCACCATCACGCGCCTGCTGAAGGAACTCGCCGCGGACGGCTGCACCATCCTTATCTCCACCCACGATCTCCACGCCCTGCCGCAGCTCTGCGACGAGGCGGTGCTGCTGATGCGCAAGGTCCTCATGCACGGCCCGCCCGAGGTGGTGCTGCAGCCGGAGCACCTGGCCATGGCCTTCGGCCTCGACGTCCTCAACCGGGACCTTCCAGCCAAGGACCTTCCAGCCACGGACCTTTCCCAGCAACAGGGCAGGAATTAAGCCATGGACCTCTTCGACATCGTGCTGGAACCCTTGAGCTACGACTTCATGGTGCGTGCCATCATCACCACCGCGCTCGCCGCCGTCGTCTGCGCCGTGCTGAGCTGCTGGCTGGTGCTGATCGGCTGGTCGCTTATGGGCGACGCCGTCTCCCATGCCGTGCTGCCCGGCGTCGTGCTGGCCTATATCGTCGGGGCGCCGTTCGCGCTCGGGGCCCTGGTCTTCGCCCTGATCGCCGTCACCCTGATCGGGGTGGTCCGGAACACCAGCCGGGTCAAGGAGGACGCCGCGATCGGCATCGTCTTCAGCTCGCTGTTCGCCCTGGGCCTGGTGCTCATCTCCGTCACGCCGAGCCAGACCGACCTCAACCACATCATCTTCGGCAACCTGCTGGGCGTCAGCATTCCGGACCTCATCCAGGTGCTGGTGCTGGGCGTGGTGGCGTTCGCCATCCTGATCCTCAAGCGCCGGGACCTTACGCTGTACGCCTTCGACCCCACGCACGCCCACGCCATCGGCCTGTCGCCGAAGCGGCTGGGGGCGCTGCTGCTGGGCCTGCTGGCGCTGACCTCGGTGGTGGCCCTGCAGACCGTGGGAGTCGTGCTGGTGGTGGCCATGCTGATCATCCCCGGAGCCACGGCATACCTGCTGACGGACCGCTTCTCCCGCATGCTGGTGATCGCACCCGTGATCTCGGCGGTGTGCTCGATCACCGGCATCTACCTGAGCTACTACCTGGACACCGCCTCGGGCGCGATGGTGGTGCTCACCCAGGGTGTGGTGTTCGCCGCCGTCTACCTCTTCAGCCCGCGGCAGGGGCTGATCGGCACCCGGCTGGCGAAGGCCCGCCGCAGGAAAGCGGTGGCACTCGCCGTTTGACCTTCGCCGCTTGGGAAGCAAATGTCCGACGGCGGCACCCCGCTTCGGCGGGAATGCCGGCGGCAGCGCCCGCCGGACTGTGCACGCTTGACGTTGGGCCCCGGGCCGGGCAGGCTGGACGGATGAAGTCTTAAGAGGCAGCGCCGGAACGCTGCATGGCATCACGCTGTGCACCGGCCGGACAGGCGCTGCGCACCGGTACCAAGGCCCCGCAGAGACCCCCGACACCGTTCGGCCGGAGTCTCCGGCGCCACACTTCGGACCCGCGAGGACTTCCTTTGACTGAACATCTTTCCCTGACCGGCGTCACCCATGGCTACGGCGACCGCCGGCTTTTTACCGACGTCCACCTCGCCATCGGCGCCGGTGAACATGTGGCCGTCGTCGGCGAGAACGGCGCGGGAAAATCAACCCTGCTCCGCATCCTGGCCGGGCTCGAGGCCCCGGACGAAGGCACCGCCGCCAGCCACGGCCGTGTCGGCTACCTTGCCCAGACCACGGGCCTGCCGCCGAAATTCACCGTGGGCGACGCCGTCGACCACGCGCTGGCCTCACTCCGCGCCCTGGAGGCGGAGCTGGACCGCCTGGAAGCCGGCCTGGCCGATGCTGACGAGGAGCAGCTGGAACGCTACGGCAACCTGCAGACCCAATACCAGCTCCGGGAAGGATATGCCGCGGAGTCGCGGGTGGAGGCGGCACTTGACCGCCTTGGCCTGGGCGGGCTGGACCGGAAGCGGACGCTGGGTTCCCTCTCCGGCGGTGAGCAGCACCGGGTGGCGCTGGCCTGTGTGCTCGCTGATCCCGCGGACGTCCTCCTCCTGGACGAGCCCACCAACCATCTGGACTCCAGCGGAACGGCCTGGCTCGAGGCGCGGCTGGCCGCCCACCGGGGGACCGTCGTCGTGGTTTCCCACGACCGGGCGCTGCTGCGCACGGTGGCGTCATCCATCATCGAAGTGGACGCCGAGCGGTGTGCCGTCAACCGCTACGGGAACGGCTACGAGGGGTACCTGCGGGAGAAGGCGGCCGAGCGTGAACGCTGGGTGCAGCAATACCGCGGCTGGCTGGACGCGATGGCCGCCGAACGCCTCCAGGCGGACACCGTAGCCGGGAAGATGGGCTACGCCCGCCGCCGCGACGGCGACAAAATGGGCTTCGACTTCAAAGCCGGCACCTGGCAGCAGGCGGCCAGTAGCAAGGTCCGCAACGCGCAGGAACGGCTGCGCCGGCTCGAAGCCAGCCCGGTGGACCGCCCGCCGGTTCCCCTGAAACTGGCAGTGGACCTCCAGGGCGCTGCCGGGGACGATCCCAGCGCCACCGCCGGCCCCGGTGAGAGCGAAGGCCCCGCCCTGGAAGCCTGCGGCGTGGAGGTGCGCGGGCGGCTGGAACGGACGGATTTCCGGGTGGAGGCCGGCCAAAAGATCCTGATCACGGGCCCCAACGGTGCCGGTAAGTCCACGCTGCTGTCCGTCCTCGCGGGCACGCTGGAGCCGGACGCGGGCACGGTGGCACGGCACGGCCGGATCGGCTATTTGCAGCAGGAACTGGAACCGCCGCTGCGCCCCGGGCAACGGCTTCTTCCGGCCTTCGTGTCCGGCCTGGGCGGCAACATTGACGAGCATGCCGAGGCACTGCTGCGGCTGGGCCTCTTCCGGACCACCGAATTCCACGTTCCGGTTGGCAGCCTTTCCGCCGGTCAACAGCGCCGGCTGGCCCTGGCCCGGCTCCTGCTGGGCGGCTATGGAACGATGCTGGTTGATGAACCCACCAACCACCTGGCGCCCGTGCTGGTGGAACAGCTGGAAGCGGCACTGTCGGAGTTCGGCGGAACGCTGATCATGGTCAGCCACGACCGGGCGCTGGGGGAGTGGTTCAGCACCTGCGCGGCACGCGGGGCCGGGAGCTGGCTGCGGTACACCATGCGGGACGGCGCGCTCGTTTAGCTCCGGGGCCGTGGCGGGCCGCGGAAGGCGGTCCCAAAAAACGGTGAGATTTGCGTTAAGGGATCGTTACTCCCTGCGCGCCGGGCCGAAACAACTGCGGAGCAGGATGGAAGGGAGTCAGTGATTCCCACGCTCAAGTAGCACCCGCGCGGTCCGCCGCCGGGCCTACCCAGCCGGCCGAAAGGATCCGTCCCGTGATCACCAAGAACCTTTTCCTGCAGGGCGTCTTCCCGTTTGTGGGAGCCGGACTCGAAAAGCCCGTTCCCATCCACCGGGAGCTCGCGCACTTCGTTCCGGACGGAATCATCAACCAGACCCTCTACTTTCGCGGCGGCAACTCCAGCTCCGAGCTGGTCACCGTGGTCCTTATGCGCGACGGCGTGCCCATGCGGTATTTCCCCATCGGCGCCAAGAGCGACGTCCACGTGCCGCTCCGGGTGGTGGAGGACATCGAGGGCGGCTCCGTGATCGAGGTGTACCTCCTGGCGGCCGACGGCGTAACGGGCTTCGTGGTGATCGACCTGGGCATGGTGGAACACTGATGACAGCCACCCTCGGCAATCGCCAGCGCGGTCCCCTCCCGAAGGGCAAGGTTCCGCAGGGCAAGGTCCCGCAGGGCAAGCCGAACGCCCGCCGTCGGCTGGTGGTGATCGGCAACGGCATGGCCGGTGCCCGGGCAGTGGAGGAAATCCTGGCCCGCGGCGGCGCCGAACAGTTCACCATCACCATGTTCGGCGACGAACCGTACGGCAACTACAACAGGATCATGCTCAGCCACGTCCTCTCCGGAGAGGAAAGTGACGCGGACATCTTCCTGAACTCCCTGCACTGGTACCAGGACAACAACATCACGCTGCACGCCGGCGTCCGGGTGGAGCGGATCGACCGCTTCACCAAGTACGTCTTCGCCAACAACGGCCACGTGGTCCCGTACGACGTGCTGATTATCGCCACGGGGAGCCAGTCATTCATGCCGCCCATGGACGGCCTCTACACCCCCAGCGGCTCGATCAAACCCGGCGTTTTCACGTTCCG
Protein-coding regions in this window:
- a CDS encoding metal ABC transporter substrate-binding protein, whose protein sequence is MPKFLFRCAKVVRRTGVLRSAGAAVVALFLCLSLAACGGAAPGQGPGDEKPVVLTTFTVLADVAQNVAGDKLQVESITKAGAEIHGYEPTPGDIRKASKADLILDNGLNLEAWFAQFVEGLDVPHAVVSEGVQVMSISEDSYQGKPNPHAWMSPVNVQIYVDNMVKAFSRLDPDNASTFEANGAAYKAKLQAVKDEMVQKLATVPEAQRALVTCEGAFSYLTRDAGLKEVYIWAVNAEQQATPQQIARAIEFVKANKVPAVFCESTVSDAPMRQVVGATGAKFGGVLYVDSLSEADGPVPTYLDLIRHDSRIITEALAGAAS
- a CDS encoding metal ABC transporter ATP-binding protein, which encodes MSSPAILVENVTVHYGEVLALDAASLTLDTARICGLIGMNGSGKSTLFKVIMGMIKPDAGRVLINGASPAKARKEGGIGYVPQSEDVDWQFPLSVRDVVMMGRYGHQGFTRRPSKADREAVDLALDRVELSEFANRQIGQLSGGQKKRAFVARGIAQGATMMLLDEPFAGVDKRSEATITRLLKELAADGCTILISTHDLHALPQLCDEAVLLMRKVLMHGPPEVVLQPEHLAMAFGLDVLNRDLPAKDLPATDLSQQQGRN
- a CDS encoding metal ABC transporter permease — encoded protein: MDLFDIVLEPLSYDFMVRAIITTALAAVVCAVLSCWLVLIGWSLMGDAVSHAVLPGVVLAYIVGAPFALGALVFALIAVTLIGVVRNTSRVKEDAAIGIVFSSLFALGLVLISVTPSQTDLNHIIFGNLLGVSIPDLIQVLVLGVVAFAILILKRRDLTLYAFDPTHAHAIGLSPKRLGALLLGLLALTSVVALQTVGVVLVVAMLIIPGATAYLLTDRFSRMLVIAPVISAVCSITGIYLSYYLDTASGAMVVLTQGVVFAAVYLFSPRQGLIGTRLAKARRRKAVALAV
- a CDS encoding ABC-F family ATP-binding cassette domain-containing protein, with the translated sequence MTEHLSLTGVTHGYGDRRLFTDVHLAIGAGEHVAVVGENGAGKSTLLRILAGLEAPDEGTAASHGRVGYLAQTTGLPPKFTVGDAVDHALASLRALEAELDRLEAGLADADEEQLERYGNLQTQYQLREGYAAESRVEAALDRLGLGGLDRKRTLGSLSGGEQHRVALACVLADPADVLLLDEPTNHLDSSGTAWLEARLAAHRGTVVVVSHDRALLRTVASSIIEVDAERCAVNRYGNGYEGYLREKAAERERWVQQYRGWLDAMAAERLQADTVAGKMGYARRRDGDKMGFDFKAGTWQQAASSKVRNAQERLRRLEASPVDRPPVPLKLAVDLQGAAGDDPSATAGPGESEGPALEACGVEVRGRLERTDFRVEAGQKILITGPNGAGKSTLLSVLAGTLEPDAGTVARHGRIGYLQQELEPPLRPGQRLLPAFVSGLGGNIDEHAEALLRLGLFRTTEFHVPVGSLSAGQQRRLALARLLLGGYGTMLVDEPTNHLAPVLVEQLEAALSEFGGTLIMVSHDRALGEWFSTCAARGAGSWLRYTMRDGALV
- a CDS encoding molybdopterin oxidoreductase; translation: MITKNLFLQGVFPFVGAGLEKPVPIHRELAHFVPDGIINQTLYFRGGNSSSELVTVVLMRDGVPMRYFPIGAKSDVHVPLRVVEDIEGGSVIEVYLLAADGVTGFVVIDLGMVEH